The following are encoded together in the Ovis canadensis isolate MfBH-ARS-UI-01 breed Bighorn chromosome 2, ARS-UI_OviCan_v2, whole genome shotgun sequence genome:
- the HDAC1 gene encoding histone deacetylase 1 isoform X2: MTKYHSDDYIKFLRSIRPDNMSEYSKQMQRFNVGEDCPVFDGLFEFCQLSTGGSVASAVKLNKQQTDIAVNWAGGLHHAKKSEASGFCYVNDIVLAILELLKYHQRVLYIDIDIHHGDGVEEAFYTTDRVMTVSFHKYGEYFPGTGDLRDIGAGKGKYYAVNYPLRDGIDDESYEAIFKPVMSKVMEMFQPSAVVLQCGSDSLSGDRLGCFNLTIKGHAKCVEFVKSFNLPMLMLGGGGYTIRNVARCWTYETAVALDTEIPNELPYNDYFEYFGPDFKLHISPSNMTNQNTNEYLEKIKQRLFENLRMLPHAPGVQMQAIPEDAIPEESGDEDEEDPDKRISICSSDKRIACEEEFSDSDEEGEGGRKNSSNFKKAKRVKTEDEKEKDPEEKKEVTEEEKTKEEKQEAKGVKEEVKLA, from the exons ATGACCAAGTACCACAGTGATGACTACATTAAATTCTTACGCTCCATCCGCCCAGATAACATGTCCGAGTACAGCAAGCAGATGCAGAGAT TCAACGTCGGTGAGGACTGTCCGGTATTTGATGGCCTGTTTGAGTTCTGTCAGCTGTCTACTGGTGGCTCTGTGG CAAGTGCCGTGAAACTTAATAAGCAGCAGACGGACATCGCTGTGAATTGGGCTGGGGGCCTACACCATGCAAAGAAGTCCGAGGCATCTGGCTTCTGTTACGTCAATGATATCGTCTTGGCCATCCTGGAACTGCTAAA GTATCACCAGAGGGTGCTGTATATTGACATTGATATTCACCACGGCGATGGCGTGGAAGAGGCCTTCTATACCACAGACCGAGTCATGACTGTGTCCTTTCATAAATATGGAGAGTACTTCCCAGGAACTGGGGACCTACGG GATATTGGAGCTGGCAAAGGCAAGTATTATGCTGTTAACTACCCTCTCCGAGATGGGATTGACGACGAGTCTTATGAGGCCATTTTCAAGCCG GTCATGTCCAAAGTAATGGAGATGTTCCAGCCCAGTGCAGTTGTTTTGCAGTGTGGTTCTGACTCCCTGTCTGGGGACCGGTTAGGTTGCTTCAATTTGACCATCAAAG GGCATGCCAAGTGTGTGGAATTTGTGAAGAGCTTCAACCTGCctatgctgatgctgggaggaggtgGCTACACAATTCGTAATGTCGCCCGGTGCTGGACATATGAAACAGCTGTGGCCCTGGACACGGAGATCCCTAATG AGCTTCCATACAACGACTACTTCGAATACTTTGGACCAGATTTCAAACttcatatcagtccttccaatatgaCTAACCAGAACACTAATGAGTACCTGGAAAAGATCAA ACAGCGGCTGTTTGAGAACCTGAGAATGCTGCCCCACGCACCTGGGGTCCAAATGCAGGCCATCCCTGAGGACGCCATTCCAGAGGAGAGTGGCGATGAGGATGAAGAAGACCCTGACAAACGCATCTCAA TCTGTTCCTCGGACAAACGAATTGCCTGTGAGGAAGAGTTCTCCGACTCTGACGAGGAGGGAGAAGGCGGGCGCAAGAACTCTTCCAATTTCAAGAAAGCCAAGAGAGtcaaaacagaggatgagaaagagaaagatccgGAAGAGAAGAAAG AAGtcacagaagaggagaaaaccaaggaagagaagcaagaagCCAAAGG gGTCAAGGAAGAGGTCAAGTTGGCCTGA
- the MARCKSL1 gene encoding MARCKS-related protein: MGSQSSKAPRGDVTAEEAAGASPAKVNGQENGHVKSNGDLSPKGEGESPPVNGTEEAAGATGDAIEPAPPGQGAEAKGEVPPKETPKKKKKFSFKKPFKLSGLSFKRNRKEGGGDSSASSPTEEEQEQGEISACGEEGTAQEGKAAATPESQEPQAKGAEASAAAKGGDTEEAGPQAAEPSTPSGPESDPAPASEQNE; this comes from the exons ATGGGCAGCCAGAGCTCCAAGGCTCCCCGGGGCGACGTGACCGCCGAGGAGGCAGCAGGCGCTTCCCCCGCCAAGGTCAACGGACAG GAGAACGGCCACGTGAAAAGCAATGGAGACTTATCCCCCAAAGGTGAAGGGGAGTCGCCCCCCGTGAACGGAACAGAGGAGGCAGCAGGGGccactggtgatgccatcgagccagcACCCCCTGGCCAGGGCGCTGAGGCTAAGGGGGAGGTGCCCCCCAAGGAGAcccccaagaagaagaagaaattctcTTTCAAGAAGCCTTTCAAATTGAGTGGCCTGTCCTTCAAGAGAAATCGGAAGGAGGGTGGGGGTGATTCATCTGCCTCCTCACCCACAGAGGAAGAGCAGGAGCAGGGGGAGATCAGTGCCTGCGGTGAGGAGGGCACTGCCCAGGAAGGGAAGGCTGCTGCCACCCCCGAGAGCCAGGAGCCCCAGGCCAAAGGGGCAGAGGCCAGCGCTGCCGCCAagggaggagacacagaagaGGCAGGGCCCCAGGCCGCAGAGCCATCTACTCCCTCGGGGCCAGAGAGTGACCCTGCACCAGCCAGCGAGCAGAATGAGTAg